One Halovivax ruber XH-70 genomic region harbors:
- a CDS encoding phage tail sheath family protein, with protein MPEYQSPGVYVEEVSSGSKSVEGVSTSTAGFLGQTHRGPVEPQLVTSYTEFERLYGSSPKHSNLDVALDGYFKNGGGRCYVGRVTPADPNDVATTTLVADDQSNVLNVEANGPGSWGNSVAVIVRDGQRGDQFDMVVRYWSCDLEEVSQPDAARPEPAPDVEEVFDGLSSDPKSSQFYEKQLSSSVLVDVEYVEDGRPVPGLTWLNRDTPTAAADGGLVEAAEEETVVYIPDNLDELKYNDLKGIARPFETEGNPSKDDLIEQLDDIRSGEVDVDVEVVTEEPTKPDAEGEVSLNDYEGIDKPGLRTGLAAFTALDDISIVCVPDENDVQGLTDSIVAHCENMGDRFAVLQAEQNPGPVSELETPVDSSYAAYYYPWVSVLDPVTNREKLAPPGGHIAGIYARSDVQHGVHKAPANETVRGVVGLQHDVTKGEQDVLNPKGINCIRSFQGRGIRVWGARTTSSDPEWKYLNVRRLFLFIEQSIDEGTQWSVFEPNDQDLWARIRQSVENFLTTVWREGGLQGSTADEAFYVRCGEETMTEDDIDNGRLIVEIGVAPVKPAEFVIFRISQDTGEA; from the coding sequence ATGCCAGAATATCAATCCCCCGGCGTGTATGTCGAAGAGGTAAGTAGCGGAAGCAAGTCTGTCGAAGGTGTCAGCACGAGCACGGCTGGGTTCCTCGGGCAGACCCATCGCGGTCCCGTCGAACCACAACTCGTCACGAGTTACACCGAGTTCGAGCGACTCTACGGGTCGAGTCCGAAGCACTCGAATCTCGATGTCGCGCTCGACGGCTACTTCAAGAACGGCGGTGGCCGATGTTACGTCGGCCGCGTCACTCCAGCCGATCCGAACGACGTCGCGACGACGACACTGGTTGCCGACGATCAGTCGAACGTCCTGAACGTCGAAGCAAACGGCCCCGGCTCCTGGGGCAACTCGGTCGCCGTGATCGTTCGCGACGGGCAGCGTGGCGATCAGTTCGATATGGTCGTCCGGTACTGGTCGTGTGATCTCGAGGAGGTCAGCCAGCCGGACGCCGCGCGTCCGGAACCGGCCCCGGACGTCGAGGAGGTTTTCGACGGACTCTCGTCCGATCCGAAGTCGAGCCAGTTCTACGAGAAGCAACTCTCGAGTTCCGTCCTCGTGGACGTCGAGTACGTCGAGGACGGTCGCCCGGTTCCCGGCCTCACCTGGTTGAACCGCGACACGCCGACAGCCGCGGCTGACGGTGGCCTCGTGGAGGCTGCGGAGGAGGAAACTGTCGTCTACATCCCGGACAATCTGGACGAACTGAAGTACAACGATCTCAAGGGAATCGCTCGCCCCTTCGAGACCGAGGGCAACCCATCGAAGGACGACCTGATCGAGCAACTCGACGACATCCGATCGGGCGAAGTCGACGTGGATGTCGAAGTCGTCACCGAGGAGCCGACCAAGCCCGACGCCGAGGGTGAAGTGTCGCTCAACGACTACGAAGGTATCGACAAACCGGGGCTCCGAACCGGCCTCGCAGCCTTTACCGCACTCGACGATATCTCGATCGTCTGCGTTCCCGACGAGAACGACGTGCAGGGACTGACGGACTCGATCGTCGCACACTGCGAGAACATGGGCGATCGCTTTGCCGTCCTGCAGGCCGAGCAGAACCCCGGTCCGGTCTCCGAACTGGAGACGCCGGTCGATTCCTCGTACGCGGCATACTACTACCCGTGGGTCTCCGTGCTCGATCCGGTGACCAACCGTGAGAAACTCGCTCCGCCGGGCGGCCACATCGCCGGTATCTACGCGCGAAGCGACGTCCAGCACGGCGTGCACAAGGCTCCGGCGAACGAGACCGTTCGCGGTGTCGTCGGCCTGCAACACGACGTCACCAAGGGCGAACAGGACGTCCTCAACCCGAAGGGTATCAACTGCATCCGGAGCTTCCAGGGCCGCGGCATCCGCGTCTGGGGCGCCCGCACGACCTCGAGCGACCCCGAGTGGAAGTACCTGAACGTCCGCCGTTTGTTCCTCTTCATCGAACAGTCCATCGACGAGGGAACACAGTGGTCGGTCTTCGAGCCGAACGACCAGGACCTGTGGGCCCGGATCCGCCAGTCCGTCGAGAACTTCCTGACCACCGTCTGGCGTGAGGGTGGCCTGCAGGGATCGACGGCAGACGAGGCCTTCTACGTCCGCTGTGGCGAGGAGACGATGACCGAAGACGACATCGACAACGGTCGACTCATCGTCGAAATTGGCGTCGCTCCGGTCAAGCCGGCCGAGTTCGTCATCTTCCGCATCAGCCAGGACACCGGCGAGGCCTGA
- a CDS encoding alanine dehydrogenase, translating to MNTLLCSNEDVDEYARMPAVIDALEAAFAAYERGDALMPAKSYVDLPQYNGDFRSMPAYLSTDDWDAAGLKWVNVHPDNPDDHGLPTVMGTMIYSDPETAYPLAVMDGTELTMKRTGAAAAVATDHLAVEDATSMGIVGAGVQAYTQLEAISEIRPIEEVVVSDLDDERVERFVDTFADEFDIRSGSISEAGHCDVLSTVTPVENPIVGPDDVGETTHVNAMGADAEGKHELADDLLLDATIVIDDHEQCTHSGEINVPYHDGTLTDDDIHAEIGQIVVGDEVGRTGDTGVTVFDSTGLAIQDVAAAHVVYEEASEHEGGSPFDLVGTGN from the coding sequence ATGAACACGTTGCTCTGTTCGAACGAAGACGTCGACGAGTACGCGCGCATGCCGGCCGTCATCGACGCGCTGGAAGCTGCCTTCGCTGCCTACGAACGCGGAGATGCGCTGATGCCGGCGAAGTCCTACGTCGACCTACCACAGTACAACGGCGACTTCCGGTCGATGCCGGCGTACCTCTCGACAGACGACTGGGACGCAGCCGGGCTGAAGTGGGTCAACGTCCATCCCGACAACCCCGACGACCACGGACTCCCGACGGTCATGGGGACGATGATCTACTCCGACCCGGAGACGGCCTACCCGCTCGCGGTCATGGACGGCACCGAACTGACGATGAAGCGCACCGGTGCAGCGGCAGCCGTCGCGACCGACCACCTCGCCGTCGAGGACGCCACCTCGATGGGCATCGTCGGTGCCGGCGTCCAGGCCTACACGCAACTCGAGGCGATCAGCGAGATCCGCCCCATCGAAGAAGTCGTCGTCAGCGACCTCGACGACGAACGCGTCGAGCGCTTCGTCGACACCTTCGCGGACGAGTTCGACATCCGCAGCGGTTCGATCTCGGAGGCCGGCCACTGTGACGTCCTCTCGACGGTGACGCCCGTCGAGAACCCCATCGTCGGTCCCGACGACGTCGGCGAGACCACCCACGTCAACGCGATGGGTGCCGACGCCGAGGGCAAGCACGAACTCGCCGACGACCTCCTGCTCGACGCGACGATCGTCATCGACGACCACGAGCAGTGCACCCACTCCGGCGAGATCAACGTCCCGTACCACGATGGGACACTCACGGACGACGACATTCACGCCGAGATCGGCCAGATCGTCGTCGGCGACGAGGTGGGTCGCACCGGCGATACGGGCGTGACGGTCTTCGACTCGACCGGGCTCGCGATTCAGGACGTGGCCGCCGCCCACGTCGTCTACGAGGAGGCGAGCGAGCACGAAGGCGGCAGTCCGTTCGACCTCGTCGGCACCGGCAACTGA
- a CDS encoding cupin domain-containing protein has product MEKVDLQEDGRGPSISPADVYNRLSKPLGTEDLAINYAELEPGGQLGMDYHRHRDQEELFVVTSGTVTFETETGEVAVGENEAIRFAPDEFQLAHNADDERATLLALGAPRGSREIQYQRNCPTCGEETLQELELNRETGVFEGICTECGEVAVEVEPS; this is encoded by the coding sequence ATGGAGAAAGTCGACCTGCAGGAAGACGGCAGGGGACCATCGATCTCTCCGGCCGACGTGTACAACCGCCTCTCGAAACCGCTCGGCACCGAGGATCTGGCGATCAACTACGCCGAACTCGAACCGGGCGGACAGCTGGGGATGGACTACCACCGCCATCGCGACCAGGAAGAGCTCTTCGTCGTCACGAGCGGGACGGTGACGTTCGAGACCGAAACCGGCGAGGTCGCCGTCGGTGAGAACGAGGCGATCCGCTTCGCACCCGACGAGTTCCAGCTCGCTCACAACGCGGACGACGAGCGAGCGACGCTGCTCGCCCTCGGCGCGCCGCGGGGAAGTCGCGAGATTCAGTACCAGCGGAACTGTCCCACGTGCGGGGAAGAAACACTGCAAGAACTCGAATTAAACCGCGAGACGGGCGTGTTCGAGGGAATTTGCACCGAGTGCGGCGAGGTCGCGGTCGAAGTCGAACCCTCGTGA
- the glnA gene encoding type I glutamate--ammonia ligase, with amino-acid sequence MTTGNLTSAEETVLETIEDEDIDFLRLQFTDILGVVKNVSVPARQAEKAFREGIYFDGSSIEGFVRIQESDMRLIPDPNTFAILPWRTNEHGAAARMICDVVDTTSGEPFAGDPRTVLKQAIDRANEMGYTVNAAPEPEFFLFEEDEEGRATTQTNDAGGYFDVAPKDLASDVRRDIIYGLESMGFEIEASHHEVARGQHEINFEYDDAISTADNVATFRTVVRAIAAQHDLHATFMPKPIAKVNGSGMHMHVSLFTEDGENAFHDGDDEFDLSETAHAFLEGVLEHAPAITAVANPTVNSYKRLVPGYEAPVYVAWSDRNRSALIRKPAARVPAASRIELRSPDPSCNPYLALAAIIQAGLDGIERNLEARDPVRENIYEFDEAKRAEYGIDTLPSNLGEAIDAFEADEVVQSALGEHVSEKFAEAKRQEFEDYLVDVSQWELDRYLETF; translated from the coding sequence ATGACAACCGGCAATCTCACAAGCGCGGAGGAAACAGTGCTCGAAACGATCGAAGATGAAGATATCGACTTTCTCCGGTTACAGTTTACTGATATCCTTGGCGTGGTGAAAAACGTCTCGGTTCCGGCCCGCCAGGCGGAGAAAGCGTTCCGCGAAGGGATCTACTTCGACGGCTCGTCGATCGAGGGATTCGTCCGGATCCAGGAGTCGGACATGCGCCTCATCCCGGATCCAAACACGTTCGCCATCCTGCCGTGGCGTACGAACGAACACGGCGCCGCCGCCCGGATGATCTGTGACGTCGTCGATACGACGAGCGGCGAGCCGTTCGCGGGCGATCCCCGGACAGTGCTCAAGCAAGCGATCGACCGGGCGAACGAGATGGGTTACACCGTCAACGCCGCACCCGAACCCGAGTTCTTCCTCTTCGAGGAGGACGAGGAGGGACGTGCGACGACGCAGACCAACGACGCTGGCGGCTACTTCGACGTCGCGCCGAAGGACTTGGCGAGCGACGTTCGCCGGGACATCATCTACGGGCTGGAGAGCATGGGCTTCGAGATCGAAGCCAGCCACCACGAGGTGGCTCGCGGCCAGCACGAGATCAACTTCGAGTACGACGACGCCATCTCGACGGCCGACAACGTCGCGACCTTCCGCACCGTCGTCCGCGCCATCGCCGCTCAGCACGACCTCCACGCGACCTTCATGCCAAAGCCCATCGCGAAGGTCAACGGCTCCGGCATGCACATGCACGTCTCGCTGTTCACCGAAGACGGCGAGAACGCCTTCCACGACGGCGACGACGAGTTCGACCTCTCCGAGACGGCCCACGCCTTCCTGGAGGGAGTGCTCGAACACGCACCCGCGATCACGGCCGTCGCCAACCCGACGGTCAACAGCTACAAGCGACTCGTTCCGGGCTACGAGGCCCCAGTGTACGTCGCCTGGTCCGACCGCAACCGCTCTGCGCTCATCCGGAAACCCGCCGCCCGGGTCCCGGCCGCCTCACGCATCGAGCTTCGGTCGCCGGACCCATCGTGCAACCCGTACCTCGCACTGGCGGCGATCATCCAGGCCGGTCTCGACGGCATCGAACGCAACCTCGAGGCTCGTGACCCGGTCAGAGAGAACATCTACGAGTTCGACGAGGCGAAACGAGCCGAGTACGGAATCGACACGCTGCCCTCGAACCTCGGCGAGGCGATCGACGCCTTCGAAGCCGACGAAGTCGTCCAGTCCGCACTCGGCGAACACGTCAGCGAGAAGTTCGCCGAGGCCAAGCGTCAGGAGTTCGAAGACTACCTGGTCGATGTCTCGCAGTGGGAACTCGATCGGTACCTCGAGACGTTCTAA
- a CDS encoding metal-binding protein, with translation MTKHGPVERWQADLADVGELTPELVERISRLHGDRGVRAIEAVAERRVKGYRDFTVVVGHADEYVVEDGTCTCKDARYNIDPDDPTDECWHVLAVQIARRIGHVDVHDMWYSDVREFL, from the coding sequence GTGACGAAGCACGGACCCGTCGAGCGATGGCAGGCCGACCTCGCCGACGTCGGCGAACTCACTCCCGAGCTCGTCGAGCGCATCTCACGACTCCACGGCGACCGGGGCGTCCGCGCCATCGAGGCCGTCGCCGAGCGACGGGTCAAGGGCTACCGCGACTTCACCGTCGTCGTCGGCCACGCAGACGAGTACGTCGTCGAAGACGGCACCTGTACCTGTAAGGACGCCAGATACAACATCGATCCCGACGATCCCACCGACGAGTGCTGGCACGTCCTCGCCGTCCAGATCGCTCGGCGAATCGGGCACGTCGACGTCCACGACATGTGGTACTCGGACGTCCGCGAATTTCTGTAA
- a CDS encoding DUF6760 family protein — protein MTGVVDPEDLFAEVAFVAYHFGWSHEEVLSLPHWERRRWCAEISEINERMNEPTELAEPTDRGSSESTQGSFIDGDGEGIILQNSFDAE, from the coding sequence GTGACCGGCGTCGTCGATCCCGAGGACCTCTTCGCGGAGGTCGCCTTCGTGGCCTACCACTTCGGGTGGAGTCACGAGGAGGTCCTCTCGCTCCCACATTGGGAACGGCGGCGGTGGTGTGCGGAGATCAGTGAGATCAACGAACGGATGAACGAACCGACGGAACTGGCCGAGCCCACCGACCGTGGGTCGTCCGAGTCGACGCAGGGGTCGTTCATCGACGGAGACGGGGAGGGGATCATCCTCCAGAACTCGTTCGACGCGGAGTGA
- a CDS encoding YqjF family protein, which produces MSRGDSVRETDRLPVSAGGPIGRLPHPFTLTWRDGLFLHWPVDSDVLRPHIPDPLALDTWRGRAWVSVVPFVASNAGIRYTPRFLRYTTAELNVRTYVTYRGEPGLYFFGVDVDSAAIASVVGRFTRLPVRCARMHVSRTEGTAPHGGNSVSFASTRDGTTEPGVRSGPDEPGTSAARFAVTYEPDDAITFAEPGTRAEWLTDRRRFYAPDGARTARTTRRPNVFVGEIAHAPWPLQSAAATLHENTLFAAYDLPAPEAEPIAQYCPELRMTASIPRRVRDR; this is translated from the coding sequence ATGAGCCGCGGTGATTCTGTTCGCGAGACGGACCGGCTCCCGGTGAGTGCCGGCGGACCCATCGGGCGCCTCCCGCACCCGTTCACGCTCACCTGGCGCGACGGTCTCTTCCTTCACTGGCCAGTCGATTCCGACGTGTTGCGGCCCCATATCCCCGACCCCCTGGCCCTCGACACCTGGAGGGGCCGGGCCTGGGTGAGCGTCGTTCCCTTCGTCGCGTCGAACGCCGGAATCAGATACACGCCACGATTCCTGCGGTACACGACGGCGGAGCTGAACGTCAGGACGTACGTCACCTACCGCGGCGAGCCGGGGCTGTACTTCTTCGGCGTCGACGTCGACAGCGCCGCGATCGCGTCCGTGGTCGGTCGCTTCACCCGATTGCCAGTCCGGTGCGCCCGGATGCACGTCTCGCGAACGGAGGGAACGGCGCCCCACGGCGGGAACTCGGTTTCGTTCGCGAGCACGCGCGACGGGACGACCGAACCAGGTGTTCGGTCTGGCCCGGACGAGCCGGGTACGTCCGCGGCCAGGTTCGCGGTGACGTACGAACCCGACGACGCCATCACCTTCGCCGAACCCGGGACGCGCGCCGAGTGGTTGACCGATCGCCGGCGATTCTACGCACCCGACGGCGCTCGGACGGCGAGGACGACGCGGCGCCCGAACGTCTTCGTCGGCGAGATCGCCCACGCGCCCTGGCCGCTCCAGTCGGCAGCCGCGACGCTCCACGAGAACACCCTCTTCGCCGCCTACGACCTTCCAGCCCCGGAGGCGGAACCGATCGCCCAGTACTGTCCCGAACTCCGGATGACGGCGTCGATTCCGCGTCGGGTCCGGGATCGGTGA
- a CDS encoding Rid family detoxifying hydrolase → MKRIISTDDAPAAVGAYSQATTNGSILFTAGQIPMTPEGDLLDDEPIAVQTEQALDNLVAILEEKGATPADVLKTTVFLGDIDDFEAMNETYATYFDDEPPARSAVEVANLPKGVGVEIEAIANLE, encoded by the coding sequence ATGAAGCGAATCATCAGTACGGACGACGCACCGGCAGCGGTCGGGGCGTACAGTCAGGCGACGACGAACGGCTCGATTCTCTTTACGGCCGGCCAGATTCCGATGACGCCCGAGGGCGACCTCCTCGACGACGAACCGATCGCCGTCCAGACCGAGCAGGCGCTCGACAACCTCGTCGCGATCTTAGAAGAGAAGGGAGCGACGCCCGCGGACGTGCTCAAGACGACGGTCTTCCTCGGCGACATCGACGACTTCGAGGCGATGAACGAGACCTACGCGACTTACTTCGACGACGAGCCGCCGGCCCGTAGCGCCGTCGAGGTGGCGAACCTGCCGAAAGGTGTCGGCGTCGAGATCGAGGCCATCGCGAACCTCGAGTAG
- a CDS encoding phage tail protein has product MPEHGPLPSTEFTVELDGVDVPGFLEVQLPTQETDQLDYREGDEAKHSRKLFGDTRYSPLVLARGAEEDNKRLDDWRKAVEEGKGEDARKNIAVVLKDQAGTSVIRFEFTNAWIRKYDPPTLNAQASGGQNAIAVETYTVEFEEMKRKNV; this is encoded by the coding sequence ATGCCAGAACACGGACCGCTGCCAAGCACGGAATTCACCGTCGAGCTCGACGGCGTCGACGTCCCTGGATTCCTCGAGGTACAGCTCCCGACACAGGAGACCGACCAGCTCGACTACCGCGAGGGTGACGAGGCCAAACACTCCCGGAAGCTCTTCGGCGATACGCGGTACTCGCCGCTCGTTCTCGCTCGGGGCGCCGAGGAGGACAACAAGCGACTCGACGACTGGCGGAAGGCCGTCGAGGAGGGCAAAGGCGAGGATGCCAGAAAGAACATCGCCGTCGTCCTCAAGGACCAGGCCGGCACTTCTGTCATCCGATTCGAGTTCACGAACGCCTGGATCCGCAAGTACGATCCGCCGACGCTGAACGCCCAGGCCAGCGGTGGCCAGAACGCCATCGCCGTCGAGACCTACACCGTCGAGTTCGAGGAGATGAAGCGCAAGAACGTATGA
- a CDS encoding phage tail protein, with product MAEQPYTADDNPYSQYNFEVQVDGEAVAGFAEVSGITMQLETVQYREGGVNDHVHTLPGTFAHADLVLQRGMTTDVAFWEWIQDVMSGNVTRKNVVVKLQNGFKGDRVWGWEFKRAYPTMWRGPDLVSTNQGMAIETIELAYERFARMSGLPE from the coding sequence ATGGCAGAGCAACCCTATACGGCAGACGACAACCCATATTCACAGTACAACTTCGAGGTGCAGGTAGACGGCGAGGCGGTCGCCGGATTCGCCGAGGTCTCCGGCATCACGATGCAACTCGAGACCGTTCAGTACCGCGAAGGTGGTGTCAACGACCACGTCCACACGCTTCCGGGAACGTTCGCCCACGCCGACCTGGTCCTCCAGCGTGGCATGACTACCGACGTGGCCTTCTGGGAGTGGATTCAGGACGTCATGAGCGGGAACGTGACCCGGAAGAACGTGGTCGTCAAGTTGCAGAACGGGTTCAAGGGGGATCGCGTCTGGGGTTGGGAGTTCAAACGCGCCTATCCGACGATGTGGCGTGGCCCCGACCTCGTCAGCACCAATCAGGGGATGGCGATCGAGACGATCGAACTCGCCTACGAGCGCTTTGCTCGGATGTCCGGACTGCCGGAGTAA
- a CDS encoding tRNA (guanine(26)-N(2))-dimethyltransferase, with protein sequence MRVSEGGVELTVPAESTDGVEGAVFYNPRQELNRDLTIAVLDAFRDECEPRAATYLDAMTASGVRGIRAAANGWTAMGVDTDERAVSLARENAARNDVEETFDVVQEGANAFMYGCGRDMDRALDVIDLDPYGTPMPFADAAFANARNLVCVTATDTAPLCGAHLQSGIRSYSAVPRNTDYHAEMGVRVLLSALARTAARYDIGVTPLFTYAKSHYVRTFLELDHRATAADATLDALGFVSHCEDCLYREHTRGHFADPLETCPACGASRVLTAGPVWLDASHDRAFVAAVRERIPSSFGTAERARDLCSTLEAELDEPTHYDQHRLCKEWTLPANAMDDFLAALRDAGYEASPAHYSGTAFKTDADVDEIRAATEPVLES encoded by the coding sequence ATGCGCGTCTCGGAGGGCGGCGTCGAACTGACAGTCCCGGCCGAATCGACCGACGGTGTCGAAGGGGCGGTCTTCTACAATCCGCGTCAGGAACTGAACCGGGATCTGACTATCGCCGTCCTCGATGCGTTCCGTGACGAGTGCGAGCCGCGTGCGGCGACGTATCTCGACGCGATGACGGCCAGCGGCGTCCGCGGGATTCGAGCGGCGGCGAACGGGTGGACGGCGATGGGTGTCGACACGGACGAACGGGCCGTGTCGCTGGCGCGGGAGAACGCGGCGCGAAACGACGTGGAGGAGACGTTCGACGTGGTGCAGGAGGGTGCGAACGCGTTCATGTACGGCTGTGGGCGGGACATGGACCGGGCGCTCGACGTGATCGATCTCGATCCGTACGGGACGCCGATGCCGTTCGCGGACGCCGCGTTCGCGAACGCACGGAATCTGGTCTGCGTGACGGCGACCGACACTGCCCCGCTGTGTGGTGCCCACCTTCAGAGTGGCATCCGCTCGTATTCGGCTGTCCCCCGGAACACGGACTACCACGCCGAGATGGGCGTTCGCGTCCTGCTCTCGGCGCTCGCCCGAACGGCGGCGCGGTACGATATCGGCGTCACGCCCCTTTTCACGTACGCCAAGAGTCACTACGTACGGACGTTTCTCGAACTCGACCACCGGGCGACTGCGGCGGACGCCACCCTGGACGCGCTCGGGTTCGTCTCTCACTGTGAGGACTGTCTCTACCGGGAGCACACACGCGGTCACTTCGCCGACCCGCTCGAGACCTGTCCGGCGTGTGGCGCCAGTCGCGTCCTGACGGCGGGCCCGGTCTGGCTGGACGCGTCCCACGATCGGGCGTTCGTCGCAGCCGTTCGCGAACGGATTCCGTCGTCGTTCGGGACGGCCGAGCGAGCAAGGGACCTCTGTTCGACGCTCGAGGCCGAACTCGACGAGCCAACACACTACGATCAGCACCGCCTGTGCAAGGAGTGGACGCTCCCGGCGAACGCGATGGACGATTTCCTCGCGGCGCTTCGGGACGCCGGGTACGAGGCCTCGCCGGCGCACTACAGCGGGACCGCGTTCAAGACCGACGCCGACGTCGACGAGATCCGAGCCGCGACGGAACCTGTGCTGGAATCGTAA
- the lrp gene encoding HTH-type transcriptional regulator Lrp encodes MTYENLDSKLVNSLLGDGRASLRSLAEELDVSVTTISNHLADLEDGGVIDGYTPRVDYGALGYDVTAIIQLKVEGDALPEITDRLRGHRQMTSVYEVTGDYDVTAVGKFKDTDGMNEQIKALLTDPDIKESNTSVVLNAVTENEQFELELEAEE; translated from the coding sequence ATGACGTACGAAAATCTCGACTCGAAGTTGGTGAACTCACTTCTGGGCGATGGACGGGCGAGTTTGCGAAGCCTCGCGGAGGAACTCGACGTCTCGGTGACGACGATCTCGAACCACCTGGCCGACCTCGAGGATGGCGGCGTGATCGACGGCTACACACCGCGCGTCGATTACGGCGCGCTCGGTTACGACGTCACGGCGATTATTCAACTCAAGGTCGAGGGCGACGCCCTCCCCGAGATCACCGACCGGCTCCGTGGCCACCGCCAGATGACCTCGGTCTACGAAGTGACCGGCGACTACGACGTGACCGCCGTCGGGAAGTTCAAAGACACCGACGGGATGAACGAGCAGATCAAGGCGCTGTTGACCGATCCCGACATCAAGGAGTCGAATACGAGCGTCGTGCTCAACGCCGTCACCGAGAACGAACAATTCGAACTCGAACTGGAAGCGGAGGAGTGA
- a CDS encoding GNAT family N-acetyltransferase, protein MHVRQYEDRSDARAIARIQARAWMDAYADLLPADVLASQSPDPDDETVAGWHQSLTANRQGVLLAVDETGERLGFADFRWGDAETKAFVDENEAGLKSIYVDPDSWGNGVGTALLERGISILPEAVETLRLEMLEGNEIGHEFYRAKGFEVTDEASHEIGDEAYPTLVYSLELEASEA, encoded by the coding sequence ATGCACGTCCGGCAGTACGAGGACCGATCAGACGCCCGAGCGATCGCCCGAATCCAGGCGCGGGCCTGGATGGACGCGTACGCCGATCTCCTTCCCGCCGACGTGCTCGCCAGCCAGTCGCCCGATCCGGACGACGAGACGGTCGCCGGGTGGCACCAGTCGCTCACGGCGAATCGACAGGGCGTCCTGCTCGCCGTCGACGAGACGGGCGAGCGCCTGGGGTTCGCGGACTTCCGGTGGGGAGACGCCGAGACGAAGGCGTTCGTCGACGAGAACGAGGCCGGTCTGAAGTCGATCTACGTCGATCCCGACAGCTGGGGGAACGGGGTGGGGACGGCGTTGCTCGAACGCGGCATCTCGATCCTGCCGGAAGCCGTCGAGACGCTCAGGCTGGAGATGCTGGAGGGCAACGAGATCGGCCACGAGTTCTACCGGGCGAAGGGGTTCGAGGTGACCGACGAGGCGTCACACGAGATCGGCGACGAGGCGTATCCGACCCTCGTCTACTCCCTCGAACTCGAAGCCAGCGAGGCGTGA